In bacterium, one genomic interval encodes:
- a CDS encoding response regulator, with amino-acid sequence MQDSTLEKLGQAATDRGRPFRILIVDDERYVREVFRDYCALSNAFEIDLALGGTEAIEQIKQSKYDLVTMDLVMPELSGLDALVEIKKVAPQLPVIIITGNATDKLVREAGVMGACRVLYKPVMLEDFLQEIGSALLSTRVYV; translated from the coding sequence ATGCAGGATTCTACCCTTGAAAAACTGGGCCAGGCCGCCACAGACCGTGGTCGCCCGTTCCGGATTCTGATCGTCGATGACGAGCGGTATGTGCGCGAAGTGTTTCGCGACTACTGCGCGCTGTCCAACGCGTTCGAGATCGACCTTGCACTCGGCGGGACAGAAGCGATCGAACAGATCAAGCAATCCAAGTACGATCTGGTGACGATGGATCTGGTCATGCCGGAGCTTTCCGGCCTGGATGCCCTCGTCGAGATCAAGAAAGTCGCACCGCAGCTTCCGGTCATCATCATCACCGGAAATGCGACAGACAAGCTGGTGCGCGAGGCAGGCGTAATGGGGGCGTGCCGTGTCCTGTACAAACCGGTCATGCTGGAGGATTTCCTTCAAGAGATCGGCTCAGCGTTACTATCAACGCGGGTGTATGTCTAA
- a CDS encoding GAF domain-containing protein has product MSTSRSRKPKSSRPRKAKPVVNLADTLARISRNKPTQLSTLSAILQEVQSAIGADALTIYQFDSHHQQLNELVSVGKRVELAGFLAIGQGQGLTGWAALQKKPLLLKNRSANLAFDPDRDFASMLATPLPIGSAPLGVLVVGTKAAGGLDSASAELIESITDAISASLERYLFCKRLETATREIERLNRYMTESSGEIAAGRELGTVAGKMVALNHEINEALAVIIGHVQCLVASRAASTQKELSRFRRMEEAALRIRTVNQTILKLARQGQGRATTTVTRSKA; this is encoded by the coding sequence GTGAGTACGTCTCGCAGCCGCAAGCCAAAAAGTAGCAGGCCCCGCAAAGCCAAACCGGTGGTCAACCTGGCGGATACGCTGGCGCGGATATCGCGCAACAAACCGACCCAGCTGAGTACGCTCTCAGCGATTCTTCAGGAAGTGCAGTCCGCGATAGGCGCCGATGCGCTGACTATCTACCAATTCGATTCGCACCATCAGCAATTGAATGAGCTGGTTTCGGTCGGCAAACGTGTCGAACTGGCCGGATTTCTGGCGATCGGGCAGGGCCAGGGATTGACTGGATGGGCGGCCCTGCAAAAAAAGCCGTTACTGCTGAAAAATCGTTCCGCCAACCTGGCGTTTGATCCGGATCGCGATTTTGCCAGCATGCTGGCGACTCCACTGCCGATCGGTTCTGCTCCACTCGGAGTACTGGTAGTTGGAACGAAAGCGGCAGGCGGGCTTGACAGCGCATCTGCCGAGTTGATCGAGAGCATCACCGATGCCATATCGGCATCGCTCGAAAGATATCTTTTCTGCAAACGGCTGGAGACAGCCACGCGCGAGATCGAACGGCTGAATCGTTACATGACGGAAAGCTCCGGCGAGATTGCCGCGGGTCGCGAACTGGGTACGGTCGCCGGGAAAATGGTCGCGCTCAATCACGAGATCAATGAAGCGCTCGCGGTTATCATTGGGCATGTCCAGTGCCTGGTGGCAAGCCGTGCAGCCTCAACTCAGAAAGAACTATCCCGCTTTCGCCGGATGGAAGAGGCGGCCCTGCGCATTCGGACCGTCAATCAGACCATATTAAAGTTGGCCCGTCAGGGGCAGGGACGCGCGACCACGACAGTCACTCGTTCCAAAGCATAA
- a CDS encoding response regulator: MKTSITVLAVDDEPMMRSLLEKILTRDGYKILTAEDGEAALKVLSTESVSIVISDIKMPKLNGFELLKVIKTKYPEIGVIMMTAYGDTFTVKDALLLGADEYITKPFKSFEISLVVERAYWRIMSAAARAAEPLS, encoded by the coding sequence ATGAAAACGTCAATCACCGTACTCGCCGTTGATGACGAGCCGATGATGCGGTCGCTGCTGGAGAAGATCCTGACCCGCGATGGCTATAAGATCCTGACCGCCGAAGATGGTGAAGCGGCCCTCAAAGTGCTCAGCACCGAGTCGGTCTCGATCGTTATCTCCGATATCAAAATGCCCAAGCTGAACGGATTTGAACTGCTGAAAGTGATCAAGACCAAATATCCGGAGATCGGCGTCATCATGATGACGGCCTACGGCGACACGTTCACAGTCAAGGACGCGCTGTTGCTTGGCGCAGATGAATACATCACCAAACCATTCAAGAGTTTCGAAATTTCACTGGTAGTCGAGCGGGCCTATTGGCGGATCATGTCCGCCGCGGCGCGCGCGGCCGAACCACTTTCCTGA